The Candidatus Sulfotelmatobacter sp. region ATACGAATCATAAAGATCAGGATCGAATTCAAGCTGCTGGAAGCCGTTGGACGGAGACGGCGCCGTGTAGAACCAGAAATCGTCGATCATATTTCCCACCGCTTCGCAGCCGCCGCTGGGGCATCCCAGATATTGGTAATACAGGATGTCGTAATAATAGTTGTTGGAAGCCGCATACTCCGCCATCGACGCGCCCGAAAGCGAAGGCGACGCTACGTCCTGAGTCAGACTGCTTGATCCGTTGCTGCAACCGGTGGGACAGTATGAGTCCCAGTGTCCAGGATCGTGAGCGGGATTCTGGAGATTCGGATAGGTTGGACTGGTCCAGCCTGATGGAGGGGTGGGTAGCGGGTTGGAGATGACCTTAACGTTCTGTGCCACATAGGAAGCATAAACGTTCCCGTTGCCGCTCTCGTAGGCCGTCACCGTCACCTGGTAAGTTCCAGTCGGAACATTGTTGAGGTTTACATCGAGGTATCCTCCCAGGCCCGTACTGCTTGAATAATATGAGGTGTTGCCGAAATACACTTGCCAACCGCCGACATTCCCCGTCGCGTGCGCGGAAACGGTGATCGGCAGGGTATAAGTCCCTCCGCTCGATGCCGGCAAATTGCCGGAAATGGTTATCTGGGCGATCGCGGGCATGGCCGCAAACACGAGGGACAGCAACGCTGTCCCGATGGAGAACTTACTAAGCGACGTCATCTTAACCTCCGAAACGGTATCAAAATTAGGATGGAGCGGCTTCGGCGAACTGCATGATTCCCAGAGGCCGGTCTTATGGCAGGTCTCACTGGCCGCGGGATTAGTTGGAATATCCTTCGGCGCGATGCCTAGGATCTAATTCGCGTAGACGAATAGCGGCGTTGCTTTCGATGCATTTCGTCGGGAAACCGTTCACCAAAGATTTCGTTTCATCCTTGGGTAAGAGCGTTTGTTCGGCCCGACGGGACATTGGGACATGACGAGGTGGCAGACAGGAGGACGGGGAGGTATAGCTTTGTTCGGCAAGTCGGTTGGTTGACGGGCGCAATCAGAAAGCCTGAATCGCAAAGGGCGCGAAGAAATTCCGCGAAGGGCGGGAAGAAGGGCTACTTTAATGAGACTTTGGCGAAAGCTTCCTAATGGATGAACTTATAGTCGACAATCGATGCGGCCAGCCCGCTATTTTCCTGCTCTGCTGCTGGCTCAGCGGTTGATGCATCTTTGGCGCGCATCACGCGGCCCTGGCAGACGACGTTGCTGTTCTTCTGTCCGGAAATTTCTTCCGGCATTTCAAAGACCATCTCGATGAGCGCGTTCACGGGAAGCTGCTGCGGGCCGTTGAAGAGCACACCGCTCTGACTGATGTTTTCGATGATTCCTTCGAACCAGGTGCTGGTCTTGTTGACGCGATAGCGCAGCGGAATGTCGAGTTTCAAGCGACGTGCCCGCGGCACCCACGACGGCCTTTTCTCGCGCGCATGGCTGCGCCGTGGGCCGGTTTCAGGCTTGGCGTGCTCCACGCGCTCGGTGCGGCGCATGGTGGTCCAGTCATACTTGTATTCCGCGGCGCAGAGCAGGCAGACCTGGTAGTAGTCGCCATCGTTGCCACGGCGCGGCCATGAAAATTCGTGCGAGCAGCGCCCAAGCATAAGCACATCCATGAATTTTTGAGCCATGTTGGATTCTTCTAATTCTTCCGGGCTGGGACCCGGAATGCATGCCCATCATCTCGCGAAGGACTGACTTTGGGTAGGTTACTTTCGTGCAACGTGTTCGTGCGGGAGCGTACATAAGTTGAATCGATGCAGACAGTTAGGTTGTGGAAGGTTTTAGCCTGCCGGTACCGCATGTATCATCGCTCCATGGACAGCGATTCCTCCTCGGATGTGGCCGCATTCATCCTTGCCGGAGGCAAAAGCACGCGCATGGGTACCGATAAGGCATTCGTTCCGCTCGACGGACGCACGCTGCTGACGCGGTCGCTGGAGTTGGCGCAGTCCGTCACTTCGAATGTGCGCATCGTGGGCGATCCCGCGAAGTTTGCGGCTTTCGCGCCGGTTGTCGATGACATTTTTCCTGGATGCGGGCCGCTGGGAGGAATTCACGCGGCGCTGCGGGCGTCGTCGGCGGAACTGAATTTGATGCTCGCCGTGGATGTGCCGTTTTTGTCGGCGGCGCTGTTAGAGTATTTGATCGGGCGGGCGCGGAATTCGCCGTCGGCGATTGTGACCGTTGCGCAGACAGAGCGGGGCTGGCAGCCCTTGTGCGCGGTTTATCGCCGAGAGTTTGCAGATGCGGCGGAGCAAGCTCTGCATGCAGGTCGCTATAAGATAGACGCATTGTTTGACGATTCGCGAACCCAGGTGGTTAGCGAAGACGAGTTGATAGCAGCAGGCTTTACGCCGACGATGTTTCGTAACTTGAATACGGCGGCGGATGTGGAGGAGGCTGGTGGAGAATTTGCCATGCATCCGTCAGGGGAAAATGCAGAGATCCTTCGCGGCAAACAACGCCGCTCAGGATGACAACGCTCCTGGAATCAGCGTGACAATGCTCTTGGAATCAGGATGACAACGCTGTAAGAAGTTGAGCATGCCCGAAGATCCCCAACCCGCGCCGTACATCGAATTCCGCGAGGTCTCCAAGGCCTTTGGGGACAATGTTGTGCTCGATCATGTCAGCTTCGACGTTCTCCCGGCGGAGACCGTGTGCATCCTGGGTCGCAGCGGTGTGGGGAAATCGGTGTCGCTGCATCACATCATGGGATTTCTTAAGCCGGACTCGGGACGCGTCATCGTTGCCGGCGAGGACATCACCGATTACAACGAGGATCAGCTTGAACTCATCCGCAAGAAAGTCACGATGGTGTTTCAGAATGGCGCGCTGTTCGACTCCCTGTCGGTGGGTGAGAATGTTGCGTTTCCGCTGCGCGAACACCAGGAACTGAGCGAAGAGCAGATTTATCAGATCGTCGATGGCCTGCTGCAAATGGTGGGCGTGCAGGAGATGCGCGACTTACTGCCCTCCGATCTTTCCACGGGCATGAAGCGCTCGGTGGCGATCGCGCGGGCGCTGGCGGCGCGGCCGGAATGCGTGCTCTATGATGAGCCGACCACGATGGTCGATCCCCTCATGGCGCAGTTGCTCGGCGACCTCATCAAGCGACTCAAAATTCAGCTGAACCTGACCAGCATCGTCGTGACCCATGATATGCGGCTTGCCAAGAAACTGGCCGAACGCGTTGTGTTTCTTCATGAGGGGCGCGCGATTTTCTTCGGACCGTACGCCGAGATGGAGAAATCGCCGCATCTCATCATTCAGGAATTTCTGGAACTCGACGAAATGAAACTGGAAGCGTGAATTTCTCGCCTTAAGCAGCGCGGCGTTTCGCCGGCTGTCGCGAGCGCGACTCGCGCTCGCAGCCGGAAGCTCGGTCTGATGCTGAGATGTTTTGTAATTTTCGCTCGCTGCCGGCGCGGTGGGCGAGACGCCCACCGGACAGCCGCCGGGACGGCGGCGCTACCAAACGGCGCCACATCTTTCGTTTAGAAGCCTTGCTGCACTAAGTCTTCGATCGTCAGCGAACTCTCTCGCGCTTCGCTTCGCATCATCTTGTCGACGTATTTTGCGATCAGGTCGGCTTCGAGATTCACGGGGTCGCCGGGTTTCAGCGAATGCAGATTCGTCATCTCGACGGTGTGCGGAATGATGGCGATGGTGCAGCGATTTCTTTCTAACTTCGCGACCGTCAAGCTGATGCCTTCGATCGAAATCGAGCCTTTGTAGGCGGTATATTTCTCGATCTCATCGGGCAGTTCGATCTGCAGCCACCAGTTGTCCGATTCGGCGATGCGATCGAGAGCGATGAGCTTGCCGACTCCGTCTATGTGGCCCTGCACGATGTGGCCTCCGAAACGGCCGCCGGCTTTCATGGGCAGTTCGAGATTCACCAGCGCGCCTTCGTGGATGCGGGAGAACGATGTGCGCACCCAGGTTTCGGGCGCGAGGTCGGCGCAGAAGGTTCCTTCCTTGATGTCGAGTGCGGTCAGGCAGACTCCGCTGACGGCTACGCTGTCGCCACTCTTCAGTTCTTTCGGTATATTCTTGGCGGCTACGGTGATGCGGCGGTTTTCGCCCCGCTGCTCGATGCGGGTGATGTACCCAACTTCTTCGACGATGCCGGTAAACATGAGGGCCTCCGAGATGAAACTAACATCATAAACCCGCAATGAAGTCACCACGGAGGCACAGAGTCACAGAGTAGCAATGTAGTTTGCCGTGGCGACGCAATTTGGCTTACGCTCAGAGGCTGGTTAAGCGGGAGATCCTTCGCTGCGCCTGAAAAACGGCTCCGCTCAGGATGGCAAGCGTCGTCTTGCGCCTCGGTTTTGAAAACGCCTTTATTCGCCGTAGGGATCGCGCAAGTATCCTTCTACTGCGAAATCTTCGCCGAAGCGATGGAGGTGGACGTTCTTGACCTGCGCGGCCTGGCTCATGTGGTGGAATCCGGCTCCGGAGGCGAAGGGAATCGAGCCTGTCCCGGCAAGAATCCTGGGAGCGTAATACAGGAAGACCTTGTCGACGGCGTTGGCTGCGAGGGCGGTCCAGTTGACGATTGCTCCGCCTTCGATCATGACCGAGTTCATTTCTAACTGGCCGAGGCGCCGAAGAATAGCGGTGAGATCCGGGCGTCCGTCGGGACTAGCGGCGGGAACGGTCTCCACACGAATTCCAAGTTGCTCAAGTTCGACTTTTTTCTGCGGGTCGGCGGAGGAGCAGAAGACCAGCACATCATCTTTTCGTTCGGCAGCGGCGTTGCGAACGATTCTGGAATCGAGCGGCAGGCGGAGGCGCGAATCGAGAATCACGCGGAGCAGAGAGCGTCGGCGCGGCCTCCCGCTGCGATCGGTGAGCAGGGGATTGTCGGAAAGAATTGTGCCTGCGCCAACCATGAGCGCGTCGTTCTCGTGCCGCAATTCCTGCACGTGGGCGCGGGCGACTTCGCTGGTCACCCATCCGCCGGGGGGAACTCCTTCGGCTCGGTTTAATTCTTCGGCTGGCGGCGGCGCGATTTTGCCGTCGAGCGTCATGGCGGCTTTCAGAGTTACCAGTGGCGTGCCGTGGCGGATGTAGCGGGCGAAGGCTTCATTCAGGCGACGAGCTTCTTCTTCCAAGGCTCCGACTTCGACTTGCACGCCAGCGGTGCGCAGTTTCTCGAATCCGAGTCCGCTTACTTTTGGATTGGGATCGGGCATGGACGCGACTACGCGGTGAATTCCTGCCGCGATCAGCGCGTCGGTACATGGTGGGGTGCGGCCTTGATGCGCATGCGGTTCGAGGTTGATGTAGAGCGTTCCGCCGCGGGCTTTCGCGCCGGCCGCTTCCAGGGCGAGGATTTCGGCGTGCTTTACGCCTGCGTATGTATAAATTCCGGTGCCGGCTACGTTGCCATTGGCGTCGGCAATCAGCGCTCCTACATAGGGATTCGGCGAGGCAAGGCCGATGCCTTGGCGGGCGAGTTCGAGCGCTTGCTTAAGATGGCGATCGTCGGCTGGGCGTGCGGGCATTCAGGGAGAGGCTATCACGTGTTCCAACTGTGCTTGTAGAGCAAAAGCCTCGCCGCAAAGGACGCTAAGAAAATCCGCAAAGGACGCGAAGAAAAACCACGAACTACTAACTTCGCCGCGGAGGAAAGCTCCGATACGAGTCTTCTTCGATCTCGGCTACTGCGGCACCGCTGCGTCCTTTCGGGCCGCGGCGCAACGGCGCCATCGCATAGGCGTAGGGATCGCCCGGCGGGGTAGAGGGTTTCACGCCGAGAAGGCGCTTTAGAAAATCCAATGCAATTCGCAGTCGCGAACGTTTCTGTTCATCCCGCATAGATACTCCTAAAAAGCGGTCAGTGGTCAGTGTCGAATGGTCAGCGGCAGACTTTACTGAGCCGATCACGGGCCACTAATCATTCTATGCCTGCTTACTCAAATAACGAGTCTACAAATTCTTTGGGATCGAAGGGCAGAAGATCGCCGGCTTTTTCACCAACGCCGACATAGCGGACGGGTAATCCAAGCTCACGCGAAATGGCAACGACAACTCCGCCCTTGGCGGTGCCGTCAAGTTTGGTGAGTACGATTCCCGTGACTCCCGCCGACTCGGTGAACATGCGGGCCTGCTGCAAGCCATTTTGACCGGTCGTGGCGTCCATTACCAGCAGCGTTTCGTGGGGCGCGCCGGGGATGATGCGTTGCGCGGTGCGCCGCATTTTATCGAGCTCCGACATCAGGCTGGTCTTTGTGTGCAAGCGGCCGGCAGTATCGACGACAACGTAGTCGGACTTGCGGGCAACCGCCGACTGCAGGGCGTCAAATAAGACGGCTGACGGATCGCCTCCGGGTTTGGTCTTGATCACTTCGGTGCCGGTGCGCGAGCCCCAGATTTCGAGTTGATCGATGGCAGCGGCGCGGAAGGTGTCGGCGGCGCAGAGCAACACGTTTTTTCCCTGCGAGCGAAAGACTTGTGAGAGTTTACCGATCGTCGTCGTTTTGCCGGTGCCGTTTACGCCGACTACCAGAATTACCTCCGGCCCATCGACTTTGCTGACTGGGCGAGTGTTCGCAGTGGTCAGAATCGCCAGCAGTTCTTCTTTCAGCAGGCGTTTGAGTTCCTGAACGTCCTTGATCTGCTTGCGGCTGGCCTTGTCGCGCAGCTTGCCGAGAACTTCTTGCGTCGTGGTGTTGCCTAAATCGGCGCCG contains the following coding sequences:
- a CDS encoding PilZ domain-containing protein produces the protein MAQKFMDVLMLGRCSHEFSWPRRGNDGDYYQVCLLCAAEYKYDWTTMRRTERVEHAKPETGPRRSHAREKRPSWVPRARRLKLDIPLRYRVNKTSTWFEGIIENISQSGVLFNGPQQLPVNALIEMVFEMPEEISGQKNSNVVCQGRVMRAKDASTAEPAAEQENSGLAASIVDYKFIH
- a CDS encoding molybdenum cofactor guanylyltransferase, yielding MDSDSSSDVAAFILAGGKSTRMGTDKAFVPLDGRTLLTRSLELAQSVTSNVRIVGDPAKFAAFAPVVDDIFPGCGPLGGIHAALRASSAELNLMLAVDVPFLSAALLEYLIGRARNSPSAIVTVAQTERGWQPLCAVYRREFADAAEQALHAGRYKIDALFDDSRTQVVSEDELIAAGFTPTMFRNLNTAADVEEAGGEFAMHPSGENAEILRGKQRRSG
- a CDS encoding ATP-binding cassette domain-containing protein gives rise to the protein MPEDPQPAPYIEFREVSKAFGDNVVLDHVSFDVLPAETVCILGRSGVGKSVSLHHIMGFLKPDSGRVIVAGEDITDYNEDQLELIRKKVTMVFQNGALFDSLSVGENVAFPLREHQELSEEQIYQIVDGLLQMVGVQEMRDLLPSDLSTGMKRSVAIARALAARPECVLYDEPTTMVDPLMAQLLGDLIKRLKIQLNLTSIVVTHDMRLAKKLAERVVFLHEGRAIFFGPYAEMEKSPHLIIQEFLELDEMKLEA
- a CDS encoding riboflavin synthase is translated as MFTGIVEEVGYITRIEQRGENRRITVAAKNIPKELKSGDSVAVSGVCLTALDIKEGTFCADLAPETWVRTSFSRIHEGALVNLELPMKAGGRFGGHIVQGHIDGVGKLIALDRIAESDNWWLQIELPDEIEKYTAYKGSISIEGISLTVAKLERNRCTIAIIPHTVEMTNLHSLKPGDPVNLEADLIAKYVDKMMRSEARESSLTIEDLVQQGF
- the ribD gene encoding bifunctional diaminohydroxyphosphoribosylaminopyrimidine deaminase/5-amino-6-(5-phosphoribosylamino)uracil reductase RibD, which produces MPARPADDRHLKQALELARQGIGLASPNPYVGALIADANGNVAGTGIYTYAGVKHAEILALEAAGAKARGGTLYINLEPHAHQGRTPPCTDALIAAGIHRVVASMPDPNPKVSGLGFEKLRTAGVQVEVGALEEEARRLNEAFARYIRHGTPLVTLKAAMTLDGKIAPPPAEELNRAEGVPPGGWVTSEVARAHVQELRHENDALMVGAGTILSDNPLLTDRSGRPRRRSLLRVILDSRLRLPLDSRIVRNAAAERKDDVLVFCSSADPQKKVELEQLGIRVETVPAASPDGRPDLTAILRRLGQLEMNSVMIEGGAIVNWTALAANAVDKVFLYYAPRILAGTGSIPFASGAGFHHMSQAAQVKNVHLHRFGEDFAVEGYLRDPYGE
- the ftsY gene encoding signal recognition particle-docking protein FtsY, which translates into the protein MIQTLFGSLEQEKEKKTGFFDRMKQAVTRTRENLAERIDEVASFGKEIDASTLDDLEATLIGADLGNTTTQEVLGKLRDKASRKQIKDVQELKRLLKEELLAILTTANTRPVSKVDGPEVILVVGVNGTGKTTTIGKLSQVFRSQGKNVLLCAADTFRAAAIDQLEIWGSRTGTEVIKTKPGGDPSAVLFDALQSAVARKSDYVVVDTAGRLHTKTSLMSELDKMRRTAQRIIPGAPHETLLVMDATTGQNGLQQARMFTESAGVTGIVLTKLDGTAKGGVVVAISRELGLPVRYVGVGEKAGDLLPFDPKEFVDSLFE